Proteins encoded in a region of the Macaca mulatta isolate MMU2019108-1 chromosome X, T2T-MMU8v2.0, whole genome shotgun sequence genome:
- the LOC144338686 gene encoding LOW QUALITY PROTEIN: replication protein A 70 kDa DNA-binding subunit-like (The sequence of the model RefSeq protein was modified relative to this genomic sequence to represent the inferred CDS: substituted 2 bases at 2 genomic stop codons) produces MVGQLSEGAIATIMQQGDTSIKPILQVINIPPITMGNSLPCYRLLVSDGLNPLSSFMLATQLNPLVEQEQLSSNCVCQINXFIVNTLKDGRRVVILMELEVLKSAEVVGVKIGNPVPYNEGHGQPQAAPPVSAGSPAASSKPQQXHGSSGAGSTVSKAYGASKTFGKAGGPSLSDTSGGTQSKVVPIASLTPYQFKWTICAHVTNKSQICTWSNSRGEGKRFSLELVDESGEIRATAFNEQVDKFFPLIEVNKVYYFPKGTLKIANKQFTAVKNDFEMTFNNETSVMPCEDGHHLPTVQFDLTGIDDLENKMKDSLVEIMGICKSYEDATKITVRSNNREVAKRNIYLMDTSRKVVTATLWGEDADKFDGSRQPVLAIKGARVSDFGGRSLSVLSSSTIIANPDIPEAYKLHGWFDAGQALDGVSISDLKSGSVGGGNTNWKTLYEVKFENLGQSNKPDYFINIADFQENQWVTCFQESAEAILGQNAAYLGDLKDKNEQAFEEVFQNANFRSFIFRVRVKVETYNEESRIKATVMDVKSVDYREYGRRLVLSIRRSASM; encoded by the exons ATGGTCGGGCAACTGAGCGAGGGGGCCATTGCGACCATCATGCAGCAGGGGGATACATCCATAAAGCCCATCCTCCAAGTCATCAACATCCCTCCCATTACTATGGGGAATAGTCTTCCATGTTATCGACTGCTTGTGAGTGATGGATTGAACCCTCTATCCTCTTTCATGTTGGCAACACAGTTGAACCCCCTTGTGGAGCAAGAACAACTGTCCAGCAACTGTGTTTGCCAGATTAACTGATTTATCGTGAACACTTTGAAAGACGGAAGGAGAGTAGTTATTTTGATGGAATTAGAAGTTTTGAAGTCAGCTGAAGTAGTTGGAGTAAAGATTGGCAATCCAGTGCCCTATAATGAAGGACACGGGCAGCCACAAGCAGCTCCTCCAGTGTCAGCAGGCAGCCCAGCGGCAAGCAGCAAGCCCCAGCAATAGCACGGAAGCTCCGGAGCGGGTTCCACTGTTTCTAAGGCTTATGGTGCTTCAAAGACATTTGGAAAAGCTGGAGGTCCCAGCCTGTCAGACACTTCTGGGGGAACACAGTCCAAAGTGGTGCCCATTGCCAGCCTCACTCCTTACCAGTTCAAGTGGACTATTTGTGCTCATGTTACCAACAAAAGTCAGATCTGTACCTGGAGCAACTCCCGAGGGGAAGGGAAGCGTTTCTCTCTGGAACTGGTTGATGAAAGTGGTGAAATCAGAGCTACAGCTTTCAACGAGCAAGTGGACAAGTTCTTTCCCCTTATTGAAGTGAACAAGGTGTATTATTTCCCAAAAGGCACCCTGAAGATTGCTAACAAACAGTTCACAGCTGTTAAAAATGACTTCGAGATGACCTTCAATAACGAGACTTCCGTCATGCCCTGTGAAGACGGCCATCATTTACCTACGGTTCAGTTTGATCTCACGGGGATTGATGACCTCGAGAACAAGATGAAAGACTCACTTGTAGAAATCATGGGGATCTGCAAGAGCTACGAAGATGCCACTAAAATCACAGTGAGGTCTAACAACAGAGAGGTTGCGAAGAGGAATATCTACTTAATGGACACATCCAGGAAGGTGGTGACTGCTACGCTGTGGGGGGAAGATGCTGATAAATTTGATGGTTCTAGGCAGCCCGTATTGGCTATCAAAGGAGCCAGAGTCTCTGATTTCGGTGGACGGAGCCTCTCCGTGCTGTCTTCAAGCACTATCATTGCGAATCCTGACATCCCGGAGGCCTATAAGCTTCATGGTTGGTTTGACGCAGGACAAGCCTTAGACGGTGTTTCCATCTCTGATCTAAAGAGCGGCAGTGTTGGAGGGGGCAACACCAACTGGAAAACCTTGTACGAGGTCAAATTCGAGAACCTGGGCCAAAGCAACAAGCCGGACTACTTCA TAAATATTGCAGATTTTCAAGAGAATCAGTGGGTGACTTGTTTCCAGGAGTCTGCTGAAGCTATCCTTGGACAAAATGCTGCTTATCTTGGGGATTTAAAAGATAAGAATGAACAGGCATTTGAAGAAGTTTTCCAGAATGCCAACTTCCGATCTTTCATATTCAGAGTCAGGGTCAAAGTAGAGACCTACAACGAAGAGTCTCGAATTAAGGCCACTGTGATGGACGTGAAGTCGGTGGACTACAGAGAGTACGGCCGAAGGCTGGTCCTGAGCATCAGGAGAAGCGCGTCGATGTGA
- the LOC144329476 gene encoding putative G antigen family E member 3: MSEHVRTRSQSSERGNEQESSQPVESVIVQQPTEEKRQEEEAPTENQGIAPSGEIENEGAPAVQGPDVEAFQQELALLKIEDEPGDGPDVREGTLPTFDPTKVLEAGDAQP, encoded by the exons ATGAGTGAGCATGTAAGAACAAGATCCCAATCctcagaaagaggaaatgaacaaGAGTCTTCCCAGCCGGTTGAATCTGTGATT GTCCAGCAGCCCACTGAGGAAAAACGTCAAGAAGAGGAAGCACCAACTGAAAATCAGGGTATTGCACCTAGTGGGGAGATCGAAAATGAAGGAGCACCTGCTGTTCAAG GGCCTGACGTGGAAGCTTTTCAACAGGAACTGGCTCTGCTTAAGATAGAGGATGAGCCTGGAGATGGTCCTGATGTCAGGGAGGGGACTCTGCCCACTTTTGATCCCACTAAAGTGCTGGAAGCAG gTGATGCGCAACCATAG
- the LOC702654 gene encoding putative G antigen family E member 3 has translation MSEHVRTRSQSSERGNEQESSQPVESVIVQQPTEEKRQEEEAPTENQGIAPSGEIENEGAPAVQGPDVEAFQQALALLKIEDEPGDGPDVREGTLPTFDPTKVLEAGDAQR, from the exons ATGAGCGAGCATGTAAGAACAAGATCCCAATCctcagaaagaggaaatgaacaaGAGTCTTCCCAGCCGGTTGAATCTGTGATT GTCCAGCAGCCCACTGAGGAAAAACGTCAAGAAGAGGAAGCACCAACTGAAAATCAGGGTATTGCACCTAGTGGGGAGATCGAAAATGAAGGAGCACCTGCTGTTCAAG GGCCTGACGTGGAAGCTTTTCAACAGGCACTGGCTCTGCTTAAGATAGAGGATGAGCCTGGAGATGGTCCTGATGTCAGGGAGGGGACTCTGCCCACTTTTGATCCCACTAAAGTGCTGGAAGCAG